One Kineococcus aurantiacus genomic window carries:
- a CDS encoding glycosyltransferase gives MSTPESAPHATSTTQAPAPAATAPFVDVVVPVKDDPRLEGCVRALLAQDHPADRFRVIVADNGSADPRLDLADLDPRVSVVVEPRPGSYAARNAAVRLARGDVLAFTDSDTVPDPAWLSGAVRALRSGADIVAGRVRVYPRDPARPHPVEAFEVVNAFRQDRTVPRGFAVTANVVVRREVFDAVGPFNDALPSGGDAEWCGRAVAAGYRLTYVEDAVVAHPARDSYAEAWKKLCRVQLGRQLRVRAGEDPPGALTLKAFAPPLGSLVRAVRARELTGARARAAYVVGAFYMRYGRAAAAVKYR, from the coding sequence ATGTCGACGCCCGAGTCGGCGCCGCACGCCACGAGCACGACGCAGGCCCCCGCGCCCGCCGCCACGGCCCCCTTCGTCGACGTGGTCGTCCCCGTCAAGGACGACCCGCGGCTGGAGGGCTGCGTGCGGGCCCTGCTGGCCCAGGACCACCCCGCCGACCGGTTCCGGGTCATCGTCGCCGACAACGGCTCCGCCGACCCCCGCCTGGACCTGGCCGACCTCGACCCGCGCGTCAGCGTCGTCGTCGAACCCCGCCCCGGCTCCTACGCCGCGCGCAACGCCGCGGTCCGGCTGGCCCGCGGCGACGTCCTGGCCTTCACCGACTCCGACACCGTCCCGGACCCGGCGTGGCTGTCCGGGGCCGTGCGCGCCCTGCGCTCGGGCGCCGACATCGTCGCCGGGCGGGTCCGGGTCTACCCGCGCGACCCCGCCCGCCCCCACCCCGTGGAGGCCTTCGAGGTCGTCAACGCCTTCCGGCAGGACCGCACCGTGCCGCGCGGTTTCGCCGTGACGGCCAACGTCGTGGTGCGCCGGGAGGTGTTCGACGCCGTCGGCCCCTTCAACGACGCGCTGCCCTCAGGCGGGGACGCGGAGTGGTGCGGCCGGGCCGTGGCCGCCGGGTACCGGCTCACCTACGTCGAGGACGCCGTCGTGGCCCACCCCGCCCGGGACTCCTACGCCGAGGCGTGGAAGAAGCTGTGCCGGGTCCAGCTCGGGCGGCAGCTGCGGGTCCGGGCCGGGGAGGACCCGCCCGGCGCCCTGACGCTCAAGGCCTTCGCCCCGCCCCTGGGCTCGCTGGTGCGCGCCGTGCGGGCCCGCGAGCTGACCGGCGCCCGCGCGCGGGCCGCGTACGTCGTCGGCGCGTTCTACATGCGCTACGGGCGCGCCGCCGCGGCCGTGAAGTACCGCTGA
- a CDS encoding polysaccharide pyruvyl transferase family protein: MTVTRPDAALVHRLGTRWQESVSAALGSDRAALLDFPGHKNVGDSLIWLGERALLERAGTRVDYACEHHSLVPGALRARNGAHPVLLHGGGNFGDVWPDYQRFREDVARRFPDQRIVQLPQSIWYSDPAGAAAGSAALRAHRDLHLMVRDRRSLAEAERMFPDAAVSLVPDAAFGLGPLARTGPAEVDVLCLMRDDREGVGHAATFRAAGMTVTDWGTHAFDHRAWTLKRRTVGAVRRVESAATSRLTQPVLRATYDAMARQNLQAGVRTFSRGRVVITDRLHGHILCLLLGIPHVVLDNSYGKIADFREAWTADSVLTRTATTADEAVEAARGLLREFPAAAEQVRAAG, encoded by the coding sequence ATGACCGTCACCCGTCCGGATGCGGCCCTCGTCCACCGCCTCGGCACCCGCTGGCAGGAGTCCGTCAGCGCGGCCCTCGGCTCCGACCGCGCCGCGCTCCTGGACTTCCCCGGGCACAAGAACGTCGGGGACTCCCTCATCTGGCTCGGTGAGCGGGCTCTGCTGGAGCGGGCCGGGACCCGCGTCGACTACGCCTGCGAGCACCACTCCCTCGTCCCGGGCGCCCTGCGCGCCCGCAACGGCGCGCACCCGGTCCTGCTGCACGGCGGCGGGAACTTCGGCGACGTCTGGCCGGACTACCAGCGGTTCCGCGAGGACGTCGCCCGCCGCTTCCCCGACCAGCGCATCGTGCAGCTGCCGCAGTCGATCTGGTACTCCGACCCGGCCGGGGCCGCCGCCGGTTCGGCCGCCCTGCGCGCCCACCGCGACCTGCACCTCATGGTCCGCGACCGCCGGTCGCTGGCCGAGGCCGAGCGGATGTTCCCCGACGCCGCCGTCAGCCTCGTGCCCGACGCCGCCTTCGGCCTGGGGCCGCTGGCGCGCACCGGTCCCGCCGAGGTCGACGTCCTGTGCCTCATGCGCGACGACCGCGAGGGCGTCGGGCACGCCGCGACGTTCCGCGCCGCCGGGATGACCGTCACCGACTGGGGGACGCACGCCTTCGACCACCGCGCCTGGACGCTCAAGCGCCGCACGGTCGGCGCGGTCCGCCGGGTGGAGAGCGCCGCCACGTCCCGGCTGACGCAGCCGGTGCTGCGCGCCACCTACGACGCGATGGCCCGGCAGAACCTGCAGGCGGGCGTGCGCACCTTCAGCCGCGGCCGGGTCGTCATCACCGACCGCCTGCACGGGCACATCCTGTGCCTGCTGCTGGGGATCCCGCACGTGGTCCTGGACAACTCCTACGGCAAGATCGCCGACTTCCGCGAGGCCTGGACCGCCGACAGCGTCCTGACCCGCACGGCGACGACGGCCGACGAGGCGGTCGAGGCCGCGCGCGGGCTGCTGCGCGAGTTCCCCGCCGCCGCCGAGCAGGTCCGGGCCGCCGGGTGA
- a CDS encoding dTDP-4-dehydrorhamnose 3,5-epimerase family protein, producing MQTRELTVPGAWEFTPRQFGDDRGTFMEWFTTDAFTGRTGHDLALAQANCSVSAAGVLRGVHYADVPPGQAKYVFCAAGAVLDVVVDLRVGSPTFGRWDSVLLDDVDRRAVYLSEGLGHAFLSLADGSTVVYLCSQGYAPDREHGVHPLDPELGIDWPTTGRDGQPLEFTLSGKDEQAPTLQQALEAGALPRADEVARFVAGLRVS from the coding sequence GTGCAGACACGAGAACTCACCGTCCCCGGTGCCTGGGAGTTCACCCCGCGCCAGTTCGGCGACGACCGCGGGACGTTCATGGAGTGGTTCACCACCGACGCCTTCACCGGGCGGACCGGCCACGACCTCGCGCTGGCCCAGGCGAACTGCTCGGTCTCGGCCGCGGGGGTCCTGCGCGGCGTCCACTACGCCGACGTGCCGCCGGGGCAGGCGAAGTACGTGTTCTGCGCGGCCGGGGCGGTGCTCGACGTCGTCGTGGACCTGCGCGTCGGCTCGCCCACGTTCGGGCGCTGGGACTCGGTGCTGCTCGACGACGTCGACCGCCGCGCGGTGTACCTGTCCGAGGGCCTGGGCCACGCGTTCCTGTCGCTGGCCGACGGGTCCACCGTCGTCTACCTGTGCTCGCAGGGGTACGCCCCCGACCGCGAGCACGGCGTGCACCCGCTCGACCCGGAACTGGGCATCGACTGGCCCACCACCGGCCGCGACGGGCAGCCGCTGGAGTTCACGCTGTCCGGCAAGGACGAGCAGGCCCCCACGCTGCAGCAGGCCCTGGAGGCCGGGGCGCTGCCGCGCGCCGACGAGGTCGCGCGGTTCGTCGCGGGGCTGCGCGTCAGCTGA
- a CDS encoding glycosyltransferase: protein MSGRPLVVVLSSTAFEGHRLYEQRLAGELARTHDVLFVQPPTAVWTKGDGLRLPARRVPAPGGVRVVTPWVLPASRRRGLHHLNAPVVAATVLAAAVRERRRPRALASAQNVGRPLRALARAFGARTAFLVKDDYVAGAGLVGVPAERLRRGRDRSLALADEVVVVSPRLQRLCAAQGRQAHLVPAGAELTAPATAPLDLPAGPFAVFLGMVSDRIDLGGFRAVVAAGLDLVVVGPRQPTFTQDGAWRELLGHPRVHWLGPRAPQEVSQVLARASVGLMPYTLSEFNQASFPLKVLEYLAAGLPVVSTRLEALDWLDAPGVSVVDDLAADPAKFGEAAVAAAAGDDPSAADARREFAGRHTWAARGDRWRDLLGLS, encoded by the coding sequence GTGAGCGGCCGGCCCCTGGTCGTCGTCCTGTCCAGCACGGCCTTCGAGGGGCACCGGCTGTACGAGCAGCGCCTGGCCGGGGAACTGGCCCGCACCCACGACGTGCTGTTCGTCCAGCCGCCCACGGCCGTGTGGACGAAGGGCGACGGGCTGCGACTGCCCGCGCGCCGGGTGCCGGCCCCCGGCGGCGTGCGCGTCGTGACGCCCTGGGTGCTGCCCGCCAGCCGCCGCCGGGGGCTGCACCACCTCAACGCGCCGGTCGTCGCGGCGACGGTCCTGGCGGCCGCGGTGCGCGAGCGCCGCCGCCCGCGGGCGCTGGCCTCGGCGCAGAACGTGGGCCGGCCGCTGCGGGCGCTGGCGCGGGCGTTCGGGGCCCGCACGGCGTTCCTCGTCAAGGACGACTACGTCGCCGGGGCCGGGCTCGTCGGGGTCCCCGCCGAGCGGCTGCGGCGCGGCCGCGACCGCAGCCTGGCCCTGGCCGACGAGGTGGTCGTCGTCTCGCCCCGGCTGCAGCGGCTGTGCGCCGCGCAGGGGCGCCAGGCCCACCTCGTGCCCGCGGGGGCCGAGCTCACGGCGCCGGCCACCGCCCCGCTGGACCTGCCCGCGGGCCCGTTCGCGGTGTTCCTGGGCATGGTGTCCGACCGGATCGACCTCGGGGGTTTCCGCGCGGTGGTCGCCGCCGGGCTCGACCTCGTCGTCGTCGGCCCCCGCCAGCCCACCTTCACCCAGGACGGCGCCTGGCGCGAACTGCTCGGCCACCCGCGGGTCCACTGGCTGGGACCCCGTGCGCCGCAGGAGGTCTCGCAGGTGCTGGCGCGCGCGTCGGTGGGGCTGATGCCGTACACGCTCTCGGAGTTCAACCAGGCCAGCTTCCCGCTGAAGGTGCTGGAGTACCTCGCGGCGGGGCTGCCCGTCGTCTCGACCCGGCTGGAGGCGCTGGACTGGCTGGACGCCCCCGGCGTGAGCGTCGTCGACGACCTGGCCGCCGACCCGGCGAAGTTCGGCGAGGCCGCCGTCGCGGCGGCCGCCGGGGACGACCCGTCCGCCGCGGACGCCCGGCGGGAGTTCGCCGGGCGCCACACGTGGGCCGCGCGCGGGGACCGCTGGCGCGACCTGCTCGGGCTCAGCTGA
- the rfbD gene encoding dTDP-4-dehydrorhamnose reductase: protein MRWVVAGAGGMLGTDVVDVLGGAGHEVVALTRAQLDVTDAAAARAVVREAAADVVLNATAYTAVDAAETDEATAFAVNAVGARNLADAARAAGARYVHVSTDYVFDGTATEPYAEDAPVAPRSAYGRTKAAGEWAVRAGGADALVLRTAWLYGAHGGCFPKTMVRFGRERGALSVVDDQVGQPTWTRDVADLALRLVEAAAPAGTYHAVSAGRCSWFEFARTVVASAGLGDVEVKPVTSAEFVRPAPRPAFSVLGTAALAAAGVEPIGDWEDRWRVAAGEVLGRA from the coding sequence GTGCGCTGGGTCGTGGCAGGAGCGGGCGGGATGCTCGGGACGGACGTCGTGGACGTCCTCGGCGGGGCGGGGCACGAGGTGGTCGCCCTCACGCGGGCGCAGCTCGACGTCACCGACGCGGCCGCCGCGCGGGCGGTCGTGCGCGAGGCCGCCGCCGACGTCGTCCTCAACGCCACGGCGTACACGGCCGTCGACGCCGCCGAGACCGACGAGGCGACCGCGTTCGCCGTCAACGCCGTCGGGGCCCGCAACCTGGCCGACGCGGCCCGGGCCGCCGGGGCGCGGTACGTGCACGTCTCCACCGACTACGTCTTCGACGGCACCGCCACCGAGCCGTACGCCGAGGACGCCCCCGTCGCGCCCCGCAGCGCGTACGGGCGCACCAAGGCCGCGGGGGAGTGGGCCGTGCGGGCCGGCGGGGCCGACGCCCTCGTCCTGCGCACCGCCTGGCTGTACGGGGCCCACGGCGGCTGCTTCCCCAAGACGATGGTGCGGTTCGGCCGCGAGCGCGGCGCGCTGTCCGTCGTCGACGACCAGGTCGGCCAGCCCACCTGGACCCGCGACGTGGCGGACCTGGCGCTGCGGCTGGTCGAGGCCGCGGCCCCGGCGGGCACCTACCACGCGGTGTCGGCGGGGCGCTGCTCCTGGTTCGAGTTCGCGCGCACGGTCGTGGCCTCGGCGGGGCTGGGCGACGTCGAGGTGAAACCCGTCACGAGCGCCGAGTTCGTCCGCCCCGCGCCGCGGCCGGCGTTCTCGGTGCTGGGCACGGCGGCGCTCGCCGCGGCCGGGGTCGAGCCGATCGGGGACTGGGAGGACCGGTGGCGCGTCGCGGCCGGTGAGGTGCTGGGGCGCGCGTAG
- a CDS encoding glycosyltransferase, with protein MTTSSTWPAVAVVVPAHASGPAGVAELGRCLRALRDQDYPGPVRVLVVDNASTADLAPALPDDARFALLSEPVPGSYRARNRALAALEDDPTAGPTAGPVEVVAFTDADCTPEPDWLTRGVEALRRTGTGVAMVGGAVELTFAGGTPRTAWELYEAAHAFPQQEYLAKQHFAVTANLLTWRSTLAEVGPFDASLTSRGDAEWGQRVRAHGGAQGYAADAVVHHPARSTWPAMVSKTLRVARGRCDVDTARGRGRRHFAGVAAAHVRLAGQAVVRPPVRDGVLTSPGRRARYLLAHTTARVLFVGVNLRSALRSGRPVTGSGRPPTLPA; from the coding sequence GTGACCACCTCCTCCACCTGGCCCGCCGTGGCCGTCGTCGTGCCCGCGCACGCCTCCGGGCCGGCCGGGGTGGCCGAGCTGGGACGCTGCCTGCGGGCCCTGCGCGACCAGGACTACCCCGGCCCGGTGCGGGTCCTCGTGGTCGACAACGCCTCCACGGCGGACCTGGCCCCCGCGCTGCCCGACGACGCCCGCTTCGCCCTGCTGTCCGAACCGGTCCCCGGCTCCTACCGCGCCCGCAACCGCGCCCTGGCCGCGCTGGAGGACGACCCCACCGCCGGGCCCACCGCCGGACCCGTCGAGGTGGTCGCCTTCACCGACGCCGACTGCACGCCCGAGCCGGACTGGCTCACGCGCGGGGTGGAGGCGCTGCGGCGCACCGGGACCGGCGTCGCCATGGTCGGGGGAGCGGTGGAGCTGACCTTCGCCGGCGGCACGCCGCGGACCGCGTGGGAGCTGTACGAGGCGGCCCACGCCTTCCCGCAGCAGGAGTACCTGGCCAAGCAGCACTTCGCCGTGACCGCCAACCTCCTCACCTGGCGCTCGACGCTGGCCGAGGTGGGCCCGTTCGACGCCTCCCTGACCTCGCGCGGGGACGCCGAGTGGGGGCAGCGGGTGCGGGCGCACGGCGGGGCGCAGGGCTACGCCGCGGACGCCGTGGTGCACCACCCGGCCCGCTCGACCTGGCCGGCGATGGTGTCCAAGACGCTGCGGGTGGCCCGGGGCCGGTGCGACGTCGACACCGCCCGCGGCCGCGGGCGCCGCCACTTCGCGGGGGTGGCCGCCGCGCACGTGCGGCTGGCCGGGCAGGCGGTCGTGCGGCCGCCCGTCCGCGACGGGGTCCTCACCTCCCCGGGGCGCCGCGCCCGGTACCTGCTGGCGCACACCACGGCCCGGGTGCTGTTCGTGGGCGTGAACCTGCGCAGCGCGCTGCGCAGCGGCAGGCCGGTGACCGGCAGTGGTCGTCCCCCTACACTCCCGGCATGA
- a CDS encoding glycosyltransferase, whose protein sequence is MSAQPDTAGTRARTGGPRAVDVAVASAHTRGWPQRHAAGLVPDRFPYGLDRLAAHDLAPNLLDVGVPRPLERVSGKLLDGLRFGGPSWRGSDPLLTWEERLGVPALAAVGRSRPVVSGVVWATDGGSAAAQAVTRRYLPRAGRLFVLSSAQLPVLERWGLRAPQVQLVPQGVDTDFWTERDEPPAGELVASVGNDRHRDYATLAAAWPRVLRAVPGAELTAATSRPVPAGPRSRTVQLDHVALREQVYRRARVVVVPLVPNVHCSGLTASLEAMACGVPVVVTGTPGMADYVADGETGLLVPPGDADALAEAVTGLLADPERAAAMGRAAAQRVRERFSTARMAADLARLVREAA, encoded by the coding sequence GTGAGCGCGCAGCCCGACACCGCCGGGACCCGCGCGCGCACCGGCGGGCCCCGCGCCGTCGACGTGGCCGTCGCCTCGGCCCACACGCGCGGCTGGCCGCAGCGGCACGCCGCCGGGCTCGTGCCGGACCGCTTCCCCTACGGCCTGGACCGGCTGGCCGCCCACGACCTGGCGCCGAACCTGCTCGACGTGGGCGTCCCGCGCCCGCTGGAGCGGGTGTCCGGCAAGCTGCTGGACGGCCTGCGGTTCGGCGGCCCCTCCTGGCGCGGGTCGGACCCGCTGCTGACGTGGGAGGAACGCCTCGGCGTCCCCGCCCTGGCCGCGGTGGGCCGCTCCCGGCCGGTGGTCTCCGGCGTCGTCTGGGCCACCGACGGGGGATCGGCTGCGGCGCAGGCGGTCACCCGGCGCTACCTGCCGCGGGCGGGACGGTTGTTCGTGCTGTCCTCGGCCCAGCTGCCGGTGCTGGAGCGCTGGGGGCTGCGCGCCCCGCAGGTCCAGCTCGTGCCGCAGGGCGTCGATACCGACTTCTGGACCGAGCGCGACGAGCCGCCCGCGGGGGAGCTGGTGGCCTCGGTCGGCAACGACCGGCACCGCGACTACGCGACGCTGGCCGCCGCGTGGCCGCGGGTCCTGCGCGCGGTCCCGGGCGCGGAGCTGACCGCCGCCACCAGCCGGCCGGTCCCGGCGGGCCCGCGCAGCCGCACCGTCCAGCTCGACCACGTCGCGCTGCGCGAGCAGGTGTACCGGCGCGCCCGGGTCGTCGTCGTGCCGCTCGTGCCGAACGTGCACTGCTCGGGCCTGACGGCCTCACTGGAGGCCATGGCCTGCGGCGTTCCCGTCGTCGTCACCGGCACGCCCGGCATGGCGGACTACGTCGCCGACGGCGAGACGGGGCTGCTCGTCCCGCCCGGGGACGCCGACGCGCTGGCCGAGGCCGTCACGGGCCTGCTGGCCGACCCCGAGCGCGCCGCGGCGATGGGACGTGCCGCGGCGCAGCGGGTCCGCGAGCGCTTCTCGACGGCGCGGATGGCCGCCGACCTGGCCCGGCTGGTCCGGGAGGCGGCGTGA